In Moraxella nasovis, the sequence ACCAAACCAAATACGGCTAACATTACTAGACAGTTGGGTTATCCCATGTATTGGTACGATGGCAAAAGCAGGCAAAAACATCGGCATGAGTCCAATAAGGATAGTCCCACCGCCAACACCTGTAATACCTGCTAAAGCAGAAGTGAAAAGATTGATTATAGACAAGGTCAAATCAGTCCAGATACTCTGCTCATACATTGCAATATTTCCTTTACTCTTTGGAAAAAAGTATCTTATCAGCAATAGTTTTGATACACAAACCTTTTATCACACTTGTTTGATTAAAACATAATATTTTGATTGTAAGTTACATTATTTTCTTTTATCATAACCAGATTTTGTAATACTAGATTAACTTTGAGTTACAAAACAAAATCAGTTTTCTTACCTAATTTAGCAAAATTTTAAACATTGGTAATGAAACATTAACCATCAACACTAAGGTTTACCCTTATTTTTAAGGAAAATGCAATGAAAGCACTTAAATACGGAATGCTTGGTTTATCTATTTTGGCACTAACAGCATGTGGTGGCGATAAGAATGAAGCCGTAAAATCAGATGTTGGCACATCACCAAAACGCCCAGAATGTATCGCTCCTGCTAAGCCGGGTGGTGGGTTTGATTTGACATGTAAGCTTGCACAATCTGGTCTAAAAGATCTAGACCTACTAGATAAGCCAATGCGTGTGACTTATATGCCAGGTGGTGTGGGTGCGGTAGCCTACAACAAAATCGCTGCCAACGACCGTGCTAATGGCGATGCGATTATTGCCTTTTCAACTGGTTCAATCTTAAACCTAGCTCAAGGCAAATTTGGTCAATTCACCGAAAAAGACGTTAAATGGCTGGCTGCTGTCGGCACAGATTATGGCATGGTAGCAGTAAATGCCGATTCACCTTATCAGAACCTACAAGACCTTGTTGATGCTCTTAAAAAAGATCCAAAATCCATCACCTTTGGGGCAGGTGGTAGTGTCGGCGGCCAAGACTGGATGCAAACTGCCCTACTCGCAAAAGCTGCTGGCATTAATCCAAACGATATGGGATATGTGGCAATGGAAGGTGGTGGTGAAGCTGTGACTGCCGTACTTGGTAACCATATTCAAGCAGTGAGTGCAGGCATTGCTGAAGTTATGCCGCACGTTGAAGCAGGTAAATTACGAGTGCTTGCTGTATTTGCCGATAAGCGACTTGAAGGCGAAAGCATGAAAGACATTCCAACTGCAAAAGAACAAGGTTATGATGTGCAGTGGCCTGTCATTCGTGGTTACTACATGGGTCCAGATGTCTCAGAAGAGTCATACCAGTGGTGGAAAGCCCAGTTTGACGCCATGCTTGCTGATCCAAAATTTGCCAAACTGCGTGCTCAACGTGAACTTCTACCATTTGCCATGACAGGTGATGAGCTTACTCAGTACATCTATAAAGAAACAGAAGCACTACGTCAAAGATCTCAAGAGTTTAATCTTGTAGAAAACAAATAGATTATCAAACCCGCTCTAAAATTTATTTTAAGCAAGGTTTCTTGCCTTGCTTAAAATTAAGGCAAATTCATGATAGAACGTATTTTTTCTGGATTATTGGCATGCACCTGTCTTATCATGCTGTATATGGCATGGGGTTATACTGCTGCTATTGCCTACGACCCTATTGGACCACGCCCCTATCCAGTTATGTTGCTGGTTTTATTAGCAATACTGACTGGCATTATCGCTTTAAGACCAGCTCGATTCGCTGATAAAGTAAAAATGGGTCTATCTGCACCCATCATCAAGCATTTGGTAGTGTGTACGGTTGCACTGACTTTATATGCTATATTATTTGAAGTGCTTGGATATATCATTGCCACAACACTCATGGCATGGGCTTTAGGTATTTTATTTGGTGGGTCGTGGATTAAGGCTTTTGTTTCATCAGCGGTGATTGCTATTGCTTCATTTTTCTTATTTAATGGACCGCTTGAAGTCAGCTTACCCGCTGGTCCTTTAGCATTTTTGGTGGGATGATTTCATGGGAACTTTTGATTTTTTAATGCATGGCTTTAGCATTGCCATGACGCCTGAGAACCTACTCATTGCTCTTATTGGTGCTTTTATCGGTACAATCGTTGGTATGCTTCCTGGCTTAGGTCCAATCAATGGCGTGGCAATTTTACTACCCATTGCTTATGCCTTAGGCTTGCCGCCTGAATCGGCATTGATTTTACTTGCGGCTGTCTATCTAGGCTGTGAATATGGTGGCCGTATCTCAGCCATTCTCATTAACGTGCCAGGCGATGCTGCTGCCATCATGTCCACACTTGACGGCTATCCACTTGCCAAGCAAGGCAAAGCAGGCATTGCCTTATCTTTATCTGCATTTAGCTCGTTTATCGGTTCAATGATTGCCATTACTGGCGTGGTGTTATTTGCTCCATTACTAGCCAACTGGGCAGTATCATTTGGCCCTGCCGAATACTTTGTTCTTATGGTGTTTGCCATCACTTCTCTTAGCGGTCTAGTCGGTGATGCACCAATCAAAACAGGCGTCGCAGCTTTAATAGGATTGGTACTAGCGACGGTCGGTGTAGATGCTGTTACAGGCGTGTACCGCTTTACCTTTGATTCGGTTAATCTTGCAGATGGCATCCAATTTACCACCATTGTTATTGGCTTTTTTAGCGTTAGTGAGATTCTCATCATGCTAGAAAACACTGCCACAGGTCAAAAGGCACTTGAGCAGGGCAAACGTAGCTTACTTAGCTTTAAAGAATTTGTCTTTAGTCTTGGGGCAATCGTTCGTAGCGGTCTGACTGGTTTTGTTGTGGGTGTGCTGCCTGGTGCAGGAGCAACCATTGCCAGTGCAATGACTTATTCAAACGAGCGTAAAATCGCAGGTGAAACAGGTAAGTTTGGTAACGGTGATTTACGTGGGATTGCCGCTCCAGAGGCCGCCAATAATGCTTCAGCGTGCGGGTCATTTATACCCATGCTAACTCTTGGCGTGCCAGGCTCTGGTACAACTGCTGTTATGATGGGAGCATTAACACTATACAATATCACACCAGGTCCGCAGTTATTTGCTGAACAGCCTGATATTGTATGGAGTTTGATTGCATCATTATTCATTGGTAACATCATCTTATTAGCCCTTAACTTACCACTCGTGAAGTTCTTTGCTAAGCTCTTAGACATTCCAAACTACATTCTCATCCCCGCCATCGCAGCGGTGAGTTTTGTGGGGGTGTACTCTATTCACAGCACAACTTTTGACTTAATACTAATGATTGCTCTGGGTGTTTTTGGCTATTTCTTGCGTAAGCTAAACTTTCCATTATCTGCTCTTATCTTAGGCTATGTTCTAGGGAATCTAATGGAATCTAGCCTACGTCGCGCCCTATCCATCTCTCAAGGCGATCTTGGTATTTTATGGGGCAGCCCAATCACCATCGCTTTATGGTGCTTAGCAGCTATGATGGTGCTATTACCCATCTATCGTCTGGTTACTGGCAAAAAATCAAAGAAAATCACCTAATCTGTTAAAGCGCGCTACCTTTG encodes:
- a CDS encoding tripartite tricarboxylate transporter permease encodes the protein MGTFDFLMHGFSIAMTPENLLIALIGAFIGTIVGMLPGLGPINGVAILLPIAYALGLPPESALILLAAVYLGCEYGGRISAILINVPGDAAAIMSTLDGYPLAKQGKAGIALSLSAFSSFIGSMIAITGVVLFAPLLANWAVSFGPAEYFVLMVFAITSLSGLVGDAPIKTGVAALIGLVLATVGVDAVTGVYRFTFDSVNLADGIQFTTIVIGFFSVSEILIMLENTATGQKALEQGKRSLLSFKEFVFSLGAIVRSGLTGFVVGVLPGAGATIASAMTYSNERKIAGETGKFGNGDLRGIAAPEAANNASACGSFIPMLTLGVPGSGTTAVMMGALTLYNITPGPQLFAEQPDIVWSLIASLFIGNIILLALNLPLVKFFAKLLDIPNYILIPAIAAVSFVGVYSIHSTTFDLILMIALGVFGYFLRKLNFPLSALILGYVLGNLMESSLRRALSISQGDLGILWGSPITIALWCLAAMMVLLPIYRLVTGKKSKKIT
- a CDS encoding tripartite tricarboxylate transporter substrate binding protein, with the translated sequence MKALKYGMLGLSILALTACGGDKNEAVKSDVGTSPKRPECIAPAKPGGGFDLTCKLAQSGLKDLDLLDKPMRVTYMPGGVGAVAYNKIAANDRANGDAIIAFSTGSILNLAQGKFGQFTEKDVKWLAAVGTDYGMVAVNADSPYQNLQDLVDALKKDPKSITFGAGGSVGGQDWMQTALLAKAAGINPNDMGYVAMEGGGEAVTAVLGNHIQAVSAGIAEVMPHVEAGKLRVLAVFADKRLEGESMKDIPTAKEQGYDVQWPVIRGYYMGPDVSEESYQWWKAQFDAMLADPKFAKLRAQRELLPFAMTGDELTQYIYKETEALRQRSQEFNLVENK
- a CDS encoding tripartite tricarboxylate transporter TctB family protein, whose amino-acid sequence is MIERIFSGLLACTCLIMLYMAWGYTAAIAYDPIGPRPYPVMLLVLLAILTGIIALRPARFADKVKMGLSAPIIKHLVVCTVALTLYAILFEVLGYIIATTLMAWALGILFGGSWIKAFVSSAVIAIASFFLFNGPLEVSLPAGPLAFLVG